From Methanoculleus oceani, a single genomic window includes:
- a CDS encoding O-methyltransferase translates to MSSPPYHLRKNKAADRFAFIEAIRRLSKLGGDLDEYTYYGMGGPYLEDMRLIYEFCPEVQMVSIEEDPDVYLRQGFHLPCGIIQLKNCDMCSFIAEYESLDSKSIFWLDYTGLDYTHFEDFMTLLGKVAQGSMVKITLRANSRDYGWDKPEEERARLIEEFHRKFSEVLPNPNTDLPRENLKFTSLVQEMLQIAAQEALPAVADLAFHPVSSFYYNDGTWMFTLTGVIWPRKDRRVVKAFKSWEFANLTWENPKLIKIPDLSTKERLHLQKLLPCNGQRGKILSAELGYLIDENAQKTEEALEQYAAFHRYSPYFLRGTP, encoded by the coding sequence ATGAGCAGTCCTCCGTATCATTTACGCAAAAACAAAGCTGCAGATAGGTTTGCATTTATCGAGGCAATCAGACGCCTCTCAAAACTTGGAGGTGACTTGGACGAATACACGTACTACGGCATGGGAGGGCCCTACCTTGAAGATATGCGTCTAATTTACGAGTTTTGCCCTGAAGTTCAAATGGTTTCGATTGAGGAAGATCCAGATGTGTATCTGCGTCAGGGCTTTCATCTTCCCTGTGGTATCATCCAACTTAAAAACTGTGATATGTGTTCTTTTATCGCCGAATATGAATCATTAGATAGTAAAAGTATATTTTGGTTGGACTATACCGGACTGGACTATACGCATTTTGAGGATTTCATGACGCTCCTTGGTAAAGTTGCTCAAGGAAGCATGGTCAAGATTACTTTACGCGCCAATTCTAGGGATTACGGTTGGGATAAGCCTGAAGAGGAGAGAGCGAGGCTAATCGAGGAATTTCATAGGAAGTTCTCAGAAGTCTTGCCCAACCCGAATACCGACCTGCCAAGAGAAAACCTGAAATTTACCTCTTTAGTTCAGGAAATGTTGCAGATTGCCGCCCAGGAAGCGTTGCCGGCGGTTGCTGACTTGGCATTCCATCCTGTCTCGTCTTTCTATTACAATGATGGAACTTGGATGTTCACATTAACAGGAGTAATATGGCCTCGCAAGGATCGAAGAGTAGTTAAAGCTTTCAAAAGCTGGGAATTTGCCAATCTTACGTGGGAAAATCCGAAATTAATCAAAATTCCGGATCTTAGTACAAAAGAACGCCTGCACCTCCAGAAGTTGCTTCCATGCAACGGACAACGAGGCAAAATCTTATCCGCGGAGTTGGGATACTTAATTGACGAGAATGCCCAAAAGACTGAAGAAGCTCTCGAACAGTACGCAGCCTTCCATAGGTATTCACCCTACTTCTTAAGAGGAACGCCATAA
- a CDS encoding ATP-binding protein yields the protein MAPRITKSPLHLLPMGRYLKPRMVLVAGTSGTAVLAALLVEPPGTNLILWFLLFLPAAIAGYLYRERGIVVATVLGLAYIGVTVLRAYPEPGALLPFVAMIALASLASTVGYSAREQIHHREAMERAPGGAFLLRQEDGTIADANRDFAELLDYTTKDLENLPISRIWPFADDRERFFAQAKPDAGNVVLETQFVDREGRIRWLVLWGRCFDDAVISCRVSEITRYKEAEAALNAEHRRLLSVLDTLPAYVTLQGEDHTFRFANRAFRETFGDPGERPCYEVQRGSRRPCNPCHSTLVFTLRSPQRWEWDHTNGKTYEVHAYPFTDTDGSPLMLQLGVDITQRVQAEEALKGFAGNLQTKNRELEVLRSQLSIVNQELDEMVRERTADVEKLLAQKDEFISQLGHDLKTPLTPLVALMPRIIQREQDPRLRRLLEIAGHNVTYMKDLVQKTLQLARMNSLYIELDLEPLNLRTELNNILRNYAVSFKAKAITLENHVPAQISVRADRVLLGEIFDNLIANAVKYMQNGTGTISIDAGRDQGVVIVAIRDTGIGMTHEQLERAFFEFYKADSSRHDLESPGLGLAICRRIVERHGGRIWAESDGVGMGSTILFSLEAVDAP from the coding sequence ATGGCACCTCGTATCACAAAGAGCCCCCTCCACCTCCTGCCGATGGGGCGTTACTTAAAACCCCGGATGGTCCTGGTTGCAGGAACTTCGGGTACTGCGGTCCTTGCCGCGCTCCTTGTGGAGCCCCCCGGCACCAATCTTATCCTCTGGTTCCTTCTTTTCCTTCCTGCCGCGATCGCCGGCTACCTCTACCGGGAGAGGGGGATCGTCGTCGCCACCGTGCTCGGGCTTGCCTACATCGGCGTCACGGTGCTGCGCGCATACCCCGAGCCGGGCGCGCTCCTCCCCTTCGTCGCCATGATAGCTCTTGCGTCGCTCGCCTCGACCGTCGGCTACTCGGCCCGGGAACAGATCCACCACCGGGAAGCCATGGAACGGGCTCCCGGAGGTGCGTTTCTTCTCAGGCAGGAGGACGGGACGATAGCGGACGCGAACCGGGACTTCGCGGAGCTCCTGGACTACACGACGAAAGACCTGGAGAACCTGCCGATCTCCAGGATCTGGCCGTTCGCCGACGACCGCGAACGGTTCTTCGCCCAGGCAAAACCGGATGCGGGCAACGTGGTCCTCGAGACGCAGTTCGTCGACCGGGAAGGCAGAATCCGCTGGCTCGTTCTCTGGGGACGCTGCTTCGACGATGCCGTCATCTCCTGCCGGGTCTCGGAGATCACCCGGTACAAAGAAGCGGAAGCGGCCCTGAACGCCGAACACCGCCGCCTCCTCTCGGTCCTGGACACGCTCCCCGCCTACGTCACCCTGCAGGGGGAGGACCATACCTTCCGGTTCGCCAACAGGGCCTTCCGGGAGACCTTCGGCGACCCGGGCGAGAGACCCTGCTACGAGGTGCAGCGCGGCTCCCGCAGGCCCTGCAACCCCTGCCACAGCACGCTGGTCTTTACCCTCAGAAGCCCGCAGCGGTGGGAGTGGGACCACACGAACGGGAAGACCTACGAAGTCCACGCCTACCCGTTCACCGACACGGACGGGTCGCCCCTGATGCTGCAGCTCGGGGTCGACATCACCCAGCGGGTGCAGGCGGAAGAGGCGCTCAAAGGGTTTGCCGGGAACCTCCAGACAAAGAACCGGGAACTGGAGGTGCTGCGAAGCCAGCTCTCCATCGTCAACCAGGAACTCGACGAAATGGTCAGGGAGCGGACCGCCGACGTGGAGAAACTCCTCGCCCAGAAGGACGAGTTCATATCGCAGCTCGGGCACGACCTCAAGACGCCCTTAACGCCGCTGGTCGCGCTGATGCCGAGGATCATCCAGCGGGAGCAGGATCCGAGGCTCCGGCGCCTCCTCGAGATCGCCGGCCACAACGTCACCTACATGAAGGACCTGGTCCAGAAGACCCTGCAGCTCGCCCGGATGAACTCCCTCTACATCGAACTCGACCTCGAACCGCTGAACCTACGCACAGAACTGAACAACATCCTCAGGAACTACGCGGTCTCCTTCAAAGCAAAAGCCATAACCCTCGAGAACCACGTCCCGGCCCAGATCAGCGTCAGGGCCGACAGGGTCCTCCTCGGAGAGATCTTCGATAACCTGATCGCCAACGCCGTCAAATACATGCAGAACGGGACCGGGACGATCAGCATCGACGCCGGCCGCGACCAGGGGGTCGTGATCGTCGCGATCCGGGATACCGGGATCGGCATGACCCACGAGCAGCTCGAACGCGCGTTCTTCGAGTTCTACAAGGCCGATTCCTCCCGGCACGACCTCGAATCGCCGGGCCTCGGCCTTGCGATCTGCAGGCGGATCGTCGAGCGGCACGGGGGCCGGATATGGGCCGAGAGCGACGGAGTGGGGATGGGATCGACCATCTTATTCTCCCTGGAAGCGGTAGACGCCCCGTGA
- a CDS encoding DNA-directed DNA polymerase II large subunit → MEVSPATARYFEELMAGLESAMKQAAAARTRGLDPRTEIEIPVASDLADRVEALLGYKGIAARLRELEQEMSREEVALRIGDDFAAKMFGETTQEEILDHAIRGAMALLTEGVVAAPTEGIAKVSLGKNDDGTDYLKIYYAGPIRSAGGTAQALSVLVGDYVRQALGIGRYVPRPEEVERYIEEIRQYNNIMSLQYLPSEKELRMIITNCPVCIDGEPTEQQEVSGYRNLERVETNTVRGGMALVVAEGLALKAPKVLKNVRKMKMAGWDWIEEMIGGGPKSDDDDAGAAIKPKDKYIRDLIGGRPVFSYPMRKGGFRLRLGRARNTGFAAAGLNPATMHILGDFLAVGTQMKVERPGKAAGIVPVDSIQGPTVKLRSGEVRRVDDAAEARRIAGQVDEILDDGEILISFGEFMENNHPLMPPSYCEEWWMLEGGPRHPENELEAIGFALDGAPLHPDYTYFWDDVGPADIALLADMVSTGGRVEDGVLMLENTPQTKAILEELLVPHHLSGDRIAIPEHLVFLACLGLTLQLEKRPAWQDAPMESSLDLVMHLSGFTVRSRAGTRVGGRMGRPGKSKPREMRPPPHSLFPIGDDGGSRRSFQAACASKHRSNTDGGVIEVEVGERHCPACGAFTYKNLCECGTHTVPVFRCPKCGKDVGQAVCPRCNVETVCHQKVTINVKSEYSAAMENLGVRESSVALLKGVKGLISRERPVEPIEKGILRALQNLYVFKDGTSRYDMIDLPLTHFRPDEVGVPIERLRELGYTHDTYGRELVSADQVLELRHQDILVSEDCGEWLVRVAKFVDDLLVRFYGLEPFYRAEKPLDLVGHLLMGLAPHTSAGVLARLIGYSKAAVGYGHPFFHAAKRRNCFSGDTEIAVSDGRQWITVPIRQFVTENFDLSKPGLDHVGTFYSDPEQPFYVRSIDPQGKVSLKKVTSVSVHRAPAHLIRFVTGRGRVLTVTPDHAMLVWDTDYLRKIRALEVAVGDRVPAEEGGLVVSDEVVSRETVQALDDRVYCLTVADNHTLVANGIYCGQCDGDEDCVMLLLDGLINFSRAYLPETRGGTMDAPLVLTTRIDPAEVDKESLNVDVCDHYPLEVYNGCLAYAHPKDLDKYVDRVERRLGTPAQCEGFLFTHPTASISAGPLESTYTKLGSMLDKLEAELDLAKKIRAVDEDDVAERVLNTHFIRDLQGNLNAFSKQKVRCMKCNAKYRRMPLAGKCTRCGGNVIPTVHEGSVKKYLEMSRNICETYAVSAYTKQRVEVLFMQIESTFGQPPEKQLGLADFM, encoded by the coding sequence ATGGAGGTCTCACCCGCTACCGCCCGGTACTTCGAGGAACTGATGGCCGGGCTCGAGTCCGCGATGAAGCAGGCGGCTGCCGCACGGACCCGGGGACTCGATCCGAGGACGGAGATCGAGATCCCGGTGGCAAGCGACCTCGCCGACCGCGTGGAGGCGCTCCTGGGCTATAAGGGAATCGCGGCCAGGCTCCGGGAACTCGAGCAGGAGATGTCCCGGGAAGAGGTGGCGCTCCGTATCGGCGACGATTTTGCAGCTAAAATGTTCGGCGAGACCACGCAGGAGGAGATCCTCGACCACGCCATCCGGGGAGCGATGGCGCTCCTGACGGAGGGCGTCGTGGCCGCCCCGACGGAGGGGATCGCGAAGGTCAGCCTCGGGAAGAACGACGACGGGACCGATTATCTAAAGATCTACTACGCGGGCCCCATCCGGAGCGCCGGCGGCACGGCGCAGGCGCTCTCGGTGCTGGTGGGCGACTACGTGCGGCAGGCGCTCGGGATCGGCCGCTACGTCCCCCGCCCCGAAGAGGTGGAGCGCTACATCGAGGAGATCCGGCAGTACAACAACATCATGAGCCTCCAGTACCTCCCGAGCGAGAAGGAACTCCGGATGATCATCACCAACTGCCCCGTCTGCATCGACGGCGAGCCGACCGAGCAGCAGGAGGTGAGCGGCTACCGGAACCTGGAGCGGGTGGAGACGAACACCGTCCGGGGCGGGATGGCGCTGGTGGTCGCGGAGGGTCTGGCCCTCAAAGCCCCGAAGGTCTTAAAAAACGTCCGGAAGATGAAGATGGCCGGCTGGGACTGGATCGAGGAGATGATCGGCGGCGGCCCGAAGAGCGACGACGACGATGCGGGCGCCGCGATCAAGCCCAAGGACAAGTACATCCGGGACCTGATCGGCGGGCGGCCGGTCTTTTCGTACCCGATGCGCAAAGGCGGGTTCCGGCTGCGTCTCGGCCGGGCGCGGAACACCGGGTTTGCGGCGGCGGGCTTAAACCCGGCGACGATGCACATCCTCGGGGACTTCCTCGCGGTCGGGACCCAGATGAAGGTCGAGCGCCCGGGGAAGGCGGCGGGGATCGTGCCGGTGGACTCGATCCAGGGGCCGACGGTCAAACTCCGGAGCGGGGAGGTGCGCCGTGTGGACGATGCGGCGGAGGCCCGGCGGATCGCGGGACAGGTGGACGAGATCCTGGACGACGGCGAGATCCTGATCAGTTTCGGCGAGTTCATGGAGAACAACCACCCGCTGATGCCCCCGAGTTACTGCGAGGAGTGGTGGATGCTCGAAGGGGGGCCGCGGCACCCGGAGAATGAACTCGAGGCGATCGGGTTCGCGCTCGACGGCGCACCCCTCCACCCCGACTACACCTACTTCTGGGACGACGTCGGCCCGGCCGATATCGCCCTTCTCGCGGATATGGTCAGCACCGGCGGCAGGGTCGAGGACGGGGTGCTGATGCTCGAGAACACCCCCCAGACGAAGGCGATCCTCGAGGAACTCCTGGTGCCCCACCACCTTTCAGGGGACCGGATCGCGATCCCCGAGCACCTGGTCTTCCTCGCCTGCCTCGGCCTGACGCTGCAGCTCGAAAAGCGTCCGGCGTGGCAGGACGCCCCGATGGAGAGTTCGCTCGACCTCGTCATGCACCTCTCGGGCTTCACGGTGCGGTCGCGGGCGGGCACCCGGGTCGGCGGGAGGATGGGGCGGCCGGGGAAGTCGAAGCCGCGGGAGATGCGGCCGCCGCCCCACTCGCTCTTTCCCATCGGCGACGACGGCGGTTCGCGGCGGTCGTTCCAGGCGGCCTGCGCCTCGAAACACCGGTCCAACACGGACGGGGGGGTGATCGAGGTGGAGGTCGGCGAGCGGCACTGCCCCGCCTGCGGCGCCTTCACCTACAAGAACCTCTGCGAGTGCGGCACGCATACGGTCCCGGTCTTTCGGTGCCCGAAGTGCGGCAAGGACGTCGGGCAGGCCGTCTGCCCCCGGTGCAACGTGGAGACGGTCTGCCACCAGAAGGTCACGATCAACGTGAAAAGCGAGTACTCGGCGGCGATGGAGAACCTAGGGGTGCGTGAATCGTCCGTTGCACTCCTCAAAGGCGTCAAAGGGCTGATATCCCGCGAACGGCCGGTGGAGCCGATCGAGAAGGGGATCCTCCGGGCGCTGCAGAACCTTTATGTCTTCAAGGACGGGACCTCCCGCTACGATATGATCGACCTTCCCCTGACCCATTTCCGGCCGGACGAGGTCGGCGTCCCCATCGAGCGGCTCCGGGAACTCGGCTACACCCACGATACCTACGGCCGGGAACTCGTCTCGGCCGACCAGGTGCTGGAGCTCCGCCACCAGGACATCCTGGTCTCGGAGGACTGCGGCGAGTGGCTGGTCCGGGTGGCGAAGTTCGTCGACGACCTGCTGGTGCGGTTCTACGGGCTCGAACCGTTCTACCGGGCCGAAAAACCGCTCGATCTCGTCGGCCACCTCCTGATGGGGCTTGCGCCGCACACGAGCGCCGGGGTCCTCGCCCGGCTGATCGGCTACTCGAAGGCCGCGGTCGGTTACGGCCACCCGTTCTTCCACGCGGCGAAACGGCGGAACTGTTTCTCCGGCGACACGGAGATCGCCGTCTCCGACGGCAGACAGTGGATAACGGTGCCGATCCGGCAGTTCGTGACGGAGAATTTCGATCTCAGCAAACCGGGGCTGGACCACGTCGGGACGTTCTACTCCGATCCGGAGCAGCCGTTCTACGTCCGGAGCATCGATCCGCAGGGGAAGGTGAGCCTGAAGAAGGTCACCTCCGTCTCGGTCCACCGGGCCCCGGCGCACCTGATCCGGTTCGTAACAGGGCGGGGGAGGGTTCTTACGGTCACGCCCGACCACGCGATGCTGGTCTGGGACACGGATTACCTCCGAAAGATCCGGGCGCTCGAGGTTGCGGTCGGCGACCGCGTCCCGGCGGAGGAGGGCGGGCTCGTCGTCAGCGACGAGGTCGTCTCCCGCGAGACCGTCCAGGCGCTCGACGACCGGGTCTACTGCCTGACGGTCGCCGATAACCATACCCTGGTCGCGAACGGCATCTACTGCGGGCAGTGCGACGGCGACGAGGACTGCGTGATGCTCCTCCTCGACGGGCTGATCAACTTCTCCCGGGCCTACCTCCCCGAGACCCGGGGCGGGACGATGGACGCGCCGCTGGTCCTGACCACCCGGATCGACCCGGCGGAGGTCGACAAGGAGAGCCTCAACGTCGACGTCTGCGACCACTACCCCCTCGAGGTCTACAACGGCTGCCTCGCCTATGCTCACCCAAAAGACCTCGACAAATACGTCGACCGGGTGGAGCGGCGGCTCGGGACCCCGGCACAGTGCGAGGGGTTCCTCTTCACCCACCCGACCGCCAGCATCTCGGCAGGGCCCCTTGAATCCACCTACACGAAGCTCGGGTCGATGCTCGACAAACTCGAGGCGGAACTCGACCTCGCAAAGAAGATCCGGGCGGTGGACGAGGACGACGTCGCAGAAAGGGTCTTGAACACCCACTTCATCCGCGACCTCCAGGGCAACCTCAACGCGTTTTCCAAACAGAAGGTCCGGTGCATGAAGTGCAACGCGAAGTACCGGCGGATGCCGCTTGCGGGGAAGTGCACCCGCTGCGGGGGCAACGTCATCCCCACGGTCCACGAGGGCTCGGTGAAGAAGTACCTGGAGATGTCGCGCAACATCTGCGAGACCTACGCGGTCTCGGCGTACACGAAGCAGCGGGTGGAGGTCCTCTTCATGCAGATCGAGTCCACCTTCGGCCAGCCCCCGGAGAAGCAGCTGGGGCTCGCGGATTTTATGTGA
- a CDS encoding CheB methylesterase domain-containing protein: MDNSAPGRDGRNIVVIGSSTGGPRTLETIFSQFPLVDAAIVIVQHMPHYINNSLCAHLAKTCLMEVKIGEDGEPVEHGTIYVAPSDVHLKLLGNRTIRLFDDEKIQYVRPSIDVAMTSLERHRGDRLVGVVLSGMGSDGAEGIRHIKSIGGTTLAQALRTCAIHAMPRAAFETGRVDQMLPPEGIREKIIRIAGIL; this comes from the coding sequence ATGGATAACTCTGCACCTGGTCGGGACGGCCGGAACATCGTGGTCATCGGTTCGTCGACCGGCGGCCCGCGAACCCTCGAGACGATCTTTTCACAGTTCCCGCTCGTCGATGCCGCCATCGTTATCGTCCAGCATATGCCGCACTACATCAACAACTCGCTCTGCGCGCATCTTGCAAAGACCTGCCTGATGGAGGTCAAGATCGGGGAGGACGGCGAACCGGTCGAGCACGGTACGATCTACGTGGCCCCAAGCGACGTCCACTTAAAACTCCTCGGGAACCGGACCATCCGTCTCTTCGACGACGAGAAGATCCAGTACGTCAGGCCCTCGATCGACGTCGCCATGACGTCGCTCGAGCGGCACCGCGGCGACCGTCTCGTCGGAGTGGTCCTCTCGGGGATGGGGAGCGACGGAGCCGAAGGGATCCGGCATATCAAGTCGATCGGAGGCACCACCCTCGCGCAGGCCCTCCGGACCTGCGCCATCCACGCCATGCCCCGCGCCGCGTTCGAGACAGGGCGGGTGGACCAGATGCTTCCGCCGGAAGGGATCCGGGAGAAGATCATCCGGATCGCGGGGATTCTCTAA
- a CDS encoding very short patch repair endonuclease — MVDTRSPEQRRRIMAAVHSKDTGPELLVRRYLWSKGIRYRLHPENLPGKPDIVIPRCKIAIFVHGCFWHGHENCSLGRLPKSRVDYWKSKIETNKKRDRLIKEELKALGWHQLVIWSCQLRTKKAASTALPALLNEILNICPDLSSDDSRTL, encoded by the coding sequence ATGGTGGATACACGAAGTCCAGAGCAACGCAGACGCATCATGGCAGCCGTCCACAGTAAAGATACAGGCCCCGAACTTCTAGTACGTCGATATCTTTGGTCGAAAGGCATTAGATATCGCCTTCATCCCGAAAACTTACCGGGCAAACCGGACATCGTCATACCTCGATGCAAGATAGCCATTTTCGTCCACGGTTGCTTCTGGCACGGCCATGAAAACTGCTCTTTAGGTCGCTTACCAAAATCTAGAGTAGATTACTGGAAAAGCAAAATTGAAACTAACAAAAAACGGGACCGCCTCATCAAAGAAGAGCTAAAGGCTTTGGGCTGGCATCAATTAGTAATCTGGAGTTGCCAGTTGAGAACGAAAAAAGCGGCATCTACTGCCTTACCTGCCCTTTTAAACGAGATACTAAATATTTGCCCTGACTTATCCTCAGATGATTCGCGCACTCTGTAA
- a CDS encoding HEAT repeat domain-containing protein gives MTDDTRIEELIADLRRGPLAVRRAATAGLGASGEAAVDPLIAAMQVEENDVRWYAARALVQIGEPAIAPLLAAMRAADDRDFRRYAAAALTGIGEPAIEPLIGVIERADPDLQPFAAMALCRIGEPAVEPLLRLMQSPDPKTQERAALLLWKMGEPGAGPLTEALEAGSRSANNK, from the coding sequence ATGACTGACGACACCCGGATCGAGGAACTGATCGCCGATCTCCGGCGGGGCCCTCTCGCGGTGCGCCGGGCGGCGACCGCCGGGCTCGGGGCGAGCGGAGAGGCCGCAGTCGACCCGCTCATCGCCGCGATGCAGGTCGAGGAGAACGACGTCCGGTGGTATGCCGCCCGCGCGCTGGTGCAGATCGGCGAGCCTGCAATCGCCCCCCTCCTCGCGGCGATGCGTGCCGCGGACGACCGGGACTTCCGCCGGTACGCCGCGGCGGCCCTGACGGGGATTGGCGAACCCGCCATCGAACCCCTCATCGGCGTCATCGAGAGAGCCGACCCGGATCTCCAGCCGTTCGCCGCGATGGCCCTCTGCAGGATCGGCGAGCCGGCGGTCGAACCGCTCCTCCGCCTGATGCAGAGCCCGGACCCGAAGACGCAGGAACGCGCCGCGCTTCTCCTCTGGAAGATGGGAGAGCCGGGAGCCGGCCCGCTCACCGAAGCACTTGAGGCAGGCAGCCGATCCGCGAATAATAAATGA
- a CDS encoding response regulator, with the protein MAELPCRQIMIVDDDVFILEVIEELFEPEGIDVITAESGDACIAELEKGFRGVILMDIMMPRKDGWETIEEMIARDLMDGNVVAMLTAKDIPDAKLEGLKEHVIDYITKPFEADEIVAVVKGYLDYLA; encoded by the coding sequence ATGGCAGAATTACCGTGCCGGCAGATTATGATCGTCGATGACGATGTATTCATCCTTGAGGTGATCGAGGAACTCTTCGAACCGGAGGGGATCGACGTCATCACCGCGGAAAGCGGCGATGCGTGCATCGCGGAACTGGAGAAGGGATTCCGGGGCGTCATACTGATGGATATCATGATGCCCCGAAAGGACGGATGGGAGACGATAGAGGAGATGATCGCCCGGGACCTGATGGACGGGAACGTCGTCGCGATGCTCACCGCAAAGGACATCCCCGACGCGAAACTGGAGGGGCTCAAGGAGCACGTCATCGACTACATCACGAAACCGTTCGAAGCAGACGAGATCGTGGCCGTCGTGAAGGGCTACCTCGATTATCTCGCATGA
- a CDS encoding ATP-binding protein has translation MKEGKLIKDDEVNAAPVKSFFVNMLTRDIALNDAILDLLDNCIDGIRRSSKCEGEKPYQGFWAEIEIKKDFFSISDNCGGIPWELHPYAFRMGRDQDRPVGVSRTVGTYGIGMKRAIFKIGKHCLITTRSGADEYEVEITPEWLKDESNWFLPMKNVKGLMDTDGTKIVIKSLNEGISDLFDVDAKNFISELRKSISAIYAYIIEKGFEVKINDEIVSPRTTKLSFDLSESTGIRPYIFETESDGVEVFLAVGFTREPPSENEIDDEKKSAKYSSYDAGWTIICNDRTVVHCDRTELTGWGEANVPRYHNQFIAISGIVEFKSDDPRKLPTTTTKRGIDASSPLYLQIKNKMREGMKIFTDYTNKWKGLEDESKRQIKETMKQSFHEIKTESKNLPLKEISRSLPNGNYYKPNLPVPERPEPTTRRISFKKELVKIKKVGEYFGNSELDPNEVGIKCFDTIYEEVMK, from the coding sequence ATGAAAGAAGGAAAGTTGATTAAGGATGATGAGGTTAATGCGGCTCCAGTAAAATCTTTCTTTGTCAATATGCTCACGCGTGACATAGCTTTAAACGATGCTATTCTTGATTTACTGGATAACTGTATTGATGGCATTCGTCGGTCAAGTAAATGTGAGGGAGAGAAGCCATATCAGGGGTTTTGGGCTGAAATTGAAATAAAGAAGGATTTTTTTTCGATTTCAGATAACTGTGGCGGGATTCCTTGGGAATTGCATCCCTATGCCTTCAGGATGGGACGGGATCAAGACCGTCCAGTAGGTGTCTCCAGAACCGTAGGCACTTACGGAATCGGAATGAAACGAGCAATTTTTAAAATAGGTAAGCACTGTCTCATTACGACACGGAGCGGAGCTGACGAATATGAGGTTGAGATAACGCCAGAATGGTTAAAAGATGAAAGCAATTGGTTTTTACCTATGAAAAATGTCAAAGGGTTGATGGATACAGACGGTACTAAAATAGTCATTAAAAGCTTAAATGAAGGCATTTCTGATTTATTTGATGTAGATGCGAAAAACTTTATATCCGAGCTAAGAAAATCGATTTCAGCCATTTATGCTTACATTATCGAAAAAGGCTTTGAAGTTAAAATTAACGATGAAATTGTCAGCCCTCGCACCACTAAGTTGTCATTTGATCTTAGTGAAAGTACAGGGATACGTCCATATATTTTCGAAACTGAGTCGGATGGCGTAGAAGTGTTTTTGGCAGTTGGGTTTACGCGAGAACCTCCTTCTGAGAATGAGATCGACGATGAGAAGAAAAGTGCAAAATATTCATCATATGATGCCGGATGGACGATTATCTGTAACGACAGGACAGTGGTACATTGTGACCGTACCGAACTGACTGGATGGGGAGAAGCGAACGTTCCCCGATACCACAATCAATTTATTGCGATATCAGGCATTGTGGAGTTTAAATCAGATGATCCCCGTAAGTTACCAACCACCACAACTAAAAGGGGCATCGACGCATCTTCCCCTCTTTATCTCCAAATAAAAAATAAAATGCGTGAAGGAATGAAAATCTTCACCGATTACACCAACAAGTGGAAAGGTTTAGAAGACGAATCTAAAAGGCAAATTAAGGAAACAATGAAGCAATCCTTTCATGAGATAAAGACGGAGTCAAAAAACCTCCCCCTCAAGGAGATCTCACGTTCACTCCCAAACGGAAATTACTACAAGCCTAATCTGCCTGTACCAGAAAGACCTGAACCGACGACTCGGCGTATCTCTTTCAAAAAAGAATTAGTGAAGATAAAAAAAGTGGGAGAGTATTTTGGAAACTCCGAATTGGATCCGAATGAGGTTGGAATAAAGTGTTTTGATACAATTTACGAGGAAGTTATGAAATGA